Genomic segment of Paenibacillus antri:
GCTCCCACACGCCTTCCGCGGCCGTTCGCAGATCGACCGCCTTCAAGTTGATGTGCATCGTGCCCTCGTTCAGCCGGGACAAGTCGAGAATATCCTCCAACAGATGAGACAGGTTGCGGCCCGTCGACACGATTAATCGAAGCCGTTCCGCCTTCGCCGCGTCGAGCCCGCCCTCGTCCAACGAAAGCTGCGCCATGTTGATCATCCCGTGCAGCGGCGTGCGCAGCTCGTGGGACGTCGTCGCCAGAAACTCGCTCTTCATCCGGTCGGCCTGCACCAGCTGCATGGAAGCTTGTTCGACCTTCTTCAGATTGTCGAAGAACCGCTTCGCGAGCAGCACGCCCATCGAAAAGACGAAGGCCAGCATCTCGATCGGAAAGAAGAGGTTGGAAGGCTGGAGACCGAGGAACGTCAGCCCGACGAACAGATGCTCATAGAACAGACAGAGCGCTCCGAGCAGCGCATACACCGATTCGGTCTTGCGGGTCAACACGCCGGCGAGCAGCCACGCCATCAAGTACAACGACAAGAGCCCCTCGAAGCCCATAAGCAAGTAATCGTAGGACGAGTATACGAACACTTCGCTCAAGAGACAGAAGACCGTCAGCAGCGCCGTGACGACCGTCGACAGACGGACCACCCAAAGAGACGCATACTGGGGGAACATAAACCGTACGAACCAGAGAATCGTAAAATAAATCGAGAGGGAGGATAACATCTGGAGCTTGCTCTGCCACTCGTAGCTCAGCGTCGGCCACCAGACGAACAACAGCTTCTCCCCGTGGGTCGCCCCGAACGCCAAATACGCGAGGAAGAAGCACCCGAACCAGAACAGCTCCGGGTTTTGCCGCCGAAGCGCATAGACCGCGATGAACAGCAGCCCAAGAGTGAGAAACAGTGCGCCGAGAATCGTCTCTACCATCTTCTCGGCCTGTTCCTCGCGCACGACGTTGTGCACGGTGCCGAGCTGGAACGTATCGAAGACGCCGCCCTGATTGCCGTAATGGAAGTTGGCCGTATGGACGGTCAGCGTCAGCGTATCGCCTCGTACCGCCGTCTCGGCGACGTACGGCGTATTTTGCGGAGACGTCGACGCCCGGTCGACGCCGGGCGTTCCGCTTCCGCCGACGGGCTCGCCGGAGACGTACAGCCAGTGCGCCGTCCGCACGTTGGACGAACGCAACGCCAACGCGAGCCGGTCCCGATCCTCGTCGGAGAGCAGCACCCGCAGCCGATACGTCCCGTATCCGAACGTCGTCTCTCCGTCTTCCGATAAGGCGTCGTCCCACTTGCCCGGCACCTGCAGGGGGACCGGCTCGACGCCCGACGGATCCTCCGTCGAAGGATCGACGTAAGCGGACGGGTAGAACAGCCACTCCCCCTCCAATCGGACGGTGCCGTCCTCCGCGAGATTCCAGTCCCGCAAATCCAGGGTGCCCCCGGCCGCTTGAGGCGAAGGGGCTTCCGCGACGAAGAGAGCGTATCCCCGGAAGAACATGAGCACTGCAAAAGCCGCCAAAATCCAGATTTTCTTACGACTCATCGGACGACCCGCTTTTTCCCGTTATATTGAACCTATTGATTTCATTCTAGCAGGAAAGCGTAGTCCCCACTACCGTTACGCGCGAAAAAGCAGCCCCCCGCGAACGGGGGGCTGCGGCGCACCGCCGCGACCGCGCGGTTACGGCGTCGGCAGAAGCAGCGAATGCAAACTTTCGAATTCATATCCTTGCGCTCTGGCGTAGTCGATGATGCGGGCCATCGCGTCCGCGTTGTCCTTCGAGACGGAATGCAGCAGCAGGATCGCGCCGGGATGCAGCTGAGCGGTCACTTGGCGGAACGCGTAATCGGCGCCCTTCTGCCGCTTCGTATCCCAATCGACGTACGCGACCGACCAGAACACGTTGACGTAGCCGAGCTTCTTGCTCGCCGCGAGCGTCCGGTCGCTGAAGATGCCGCGCGGCGGCCGCAGAAACAGCATGTCCTTCTGCTTCGTGACGGCGGCGACGCCCGCCTTCACCCGCTCCAGCTCCCGCTCGAGCTCCGCGTCGGATACGGTCGTCAGATCCGGGTGGCTCCACGAGTGGTTGCCGATCAGGTGCCCCTCGTCCGCCATCCGGCGCAGCAGCTCCGGCTGCTCCTTAATATATTGACCCGTGACGAAGAAGATGGCCGGCACCTTCTTTTCCTTCAGCACGTCCAGGATTTTCGCCGTAAACCCGTTCTCGTACCCGTTGTCGAACGTCAGATACAACGTCTTGCGCGTGCCGTCGCCCTTGAAGAGCGCGCCGTGCTTCTCGACGAGCGGCAGGAACGGCTCCTGCGCGATCGATGCGGGCTCTCCGTTCTTGCTCTTCTTGAACCCGAAGTGAAACGGCGTATCCGTCCCCGCCGCCGCCGCGCCCGCGGCGGGGCTTGCGGCCGTCAGCAGCGACAGCAGCAGCAGCAGGGCGGCGCCGATTCGAAGTCTGATCATGGCGATCCTCCTCCTCGATAGGTTTCCATCATAGGTACTATCCCTCGGAATTTCGCCTCCCATTCGCGGCTCGCGCATTCAACAAAAAAACGGCCGGACGAGGGTTTCCCCTTATCCGACCGCTTCTTCCGTATTCGGCGCTTCCTTCTTCCGATTGACGACCACGATGCCGGCCGCCACGAGGACGAGCCCGAGCAAGATGTACCTGTGGAGCGCCTCGCCGAGCAGCAAGGCGGATAGAAGTACGCCGAACACCGGAATGAGGAACAAGTACATCGAGACGTTCCCCACGCGATTGTACTTCATGATCGTGTTCCACAAGACGAAGCCCGCCGCCGACAGGAAGGCCAAGTACGCCAGCATCCCCGCCGACGCGAGCGTGAAGTCGAATCGCGGCCAGCCGCCTGCCGTCGTCGCTCCCGCCGCCAGCAGGCCGATCGCCCCGAAGAGCATCTGATAGCCGGTGAGATACGCCACGGGCATCGAGGCCGAGCCGTCTCGAGCGAACAAGTTGCCGAGGCCGGCGGCCGCCATGGCGAGCAGCAAGCAGAGCTCGCCGGCGCCGAAACGCAGCTCGAACGCCCCTTGCGTCAAGTTCACGGCGACGACGCCCGCGAAGCCGACGAGCAGCCCGGCCGCCTTGCGGACGTTCAGCTTGTCGTCCGCGTACAGGAAGTGCGCGAAGAGCATCTGGAAGAACGAGGTCGTCCCCGAGATGACCGCACCCTGCATGCCCGTGGACAAGCTGAGGCCGATGTAAAACAACACGTATTGCAGGAACGTCTGGAAGACGCCGATCTTCAGCAGCGACGGCAGCGCGCTTCGCCGCAGCCCTACCTTGCTTCTCATCAACGAGGCGAAGATCAGGATCAGGATCGCCGCCAGCAGAAATCGCAGTCCCGCGAACCAGAGCAGCTCCGCCGTTTCGTCGGAGCGAATGTCAAGCGCCTCGTAGCTTCGCTTAATGACGGGGAAGGCGCTCCCCCATAACGCCGTGCATACGACCGCCGAAACGGCGACGCCGTACGGATTTGTGAAAAATTTCTTCGTATTCAAAACGATTCCCCGGCCGAGCCGTACCCCTTCTCCTTCGATAGCGTCGATGACGCTTTCCAAGGGTACAACACCGCGGGTCGCCGGTCAATGCCTCAAGACGCGGATCGGCCCGATTTCGCCAACAGCTCTTCCTCCGGCATCGGCTTGGAAAAGTAGTACCCCTGGATAATGTCGCAGCCTAATCGATGCATGAACAAGAACTGTTCCTCCGTCTCTACCCCTTCGGCGACGATCACTAGATCCAGGCTCTTGGCGAGCGCGACGATCGCCTTCACGATGCGGCATTGCTTCTCGTTGCTCAACATATCCTTCGTGAAGTTCTGCGCGATCTTCAGCGCGTCGACGGGGAGATGATGCAGGTCGCTCAGCGACGAATACCCGGTGCCGAAGTCGTCCAACGAAATATGGATGCCCTGCCTTTTGAAAAATTCGAGCTTGCGGATCGCTTCGTCGTCCCGCGTCAAGCTCTCCGTAATTTCCAGAACGAGAGCTTCCGGAGGCACGCCCGTCTCGCGTAAGACGTCCATCGTCCGCTTCGCGAAATCCGGCTGCCGGAATTGAACCGGCGATACGTTCACTGAAATCTCGAACGGCTCCGAGCACGCGTCCAGCCAAAGCTTCGCGAAGCGGCACGCTTCGCGAATCGCCCATTCGCCGATGCCGACGATGAGCCCCGTCTCCTCCGCGAGCGGGATGAATTCCGCCGGAGAGACGAGCGCTCCGTTCTTCCGCTGCCATCGGAGAAGCGCCTCCGCCCCGATCATCCGTCCGCTGACCGTCTCGTACATCGGCTGATAATGCAGCACGAACTCCCCCCGGTCCAGCGCCCTGCGGAGCGAATGCTCCAGCGCGGCGGTCCGCGCGAAGCTGCGATCCAGCTCCTCGGTGAAGAAGCAGTACCTTCCGCCTCCATGCGCCTTGGCCTTGTACATGGCCGCGTCGGCCTTCTTCAGAAGCCCCGC
This window contains:
- the pdaA gene encoding delta-lactam-biosynthetic de-N-acetylase encodes the protein MIRLRIGAALLLLLSLLTAASPAAGAAAAGTDTPFHFGFKKSKNGEPASIAQEPFLPLVEKHGALFKGDGTRKTLYLTFDNGYENGFTAKILDVLKEKKVPAIFFVTGQYIKEQPELLRRMADEGHLIGNHSWSHPDLTTVSDAELERELERVKAGVAAVTKQKDMLFLRPPRGIFSDRTLAASKKLGYVNVFWSVAYVDWDTKRQKGADYAFRQVTAQLHPGAILLLHSVSKDNADAMARIIDYARAQGYEFESLHSLLLPTP
- a CDS encoding DMT family transporter encodes the protein MNTKKFFTNPYGVAVSAVVCTALWGSAFPVIKRSYEALDIRSDETAELLWFAGLRFLLAAILILIFASLMRSKVGLRRSALPSLLKIGVFQTFLQYVLFYIGLSLSTGMQGAVISGTTSFFQMLFAHFLYADDKLNVRKAAGLLVGFAGVVAVNLTQGAFELRFGAGELCLLLAMAAAGLGNLFARDGSASMPVAYLTGYQMLFGAIGLLAAGATTAGGWPRFDFTLASAGMLAYLAFLSAAGFVLWNTIMKYNRVGNVSMYLFLIPVFGVLLSALLLGEALHRYILLGLVLVAAGIVVVNRKKEAPNTEEAVG